A single region of the Etheostoma cragini isolate CJK2018 chromosome 3, CSU_Ecrag_1.0, whole genome shotgun sequence genome encodes:
- the omgb gene encoding oligodendrocyte-myelin glycoprotein — translation MRALAMPVCSACLLCLPLLLLCGLLGGWVLSICPTVCFCSRGHRVVDCSSRGLTKLPPGLQHNIHFLNLSFNSLQGLENQLTHYAHLRTLDLSYNRLETMPPALPRSLWDIRAAGNHLRLLDKRDTAYHWNLKVLDLSDNELERVVFINNTLASLLTLNLSHNRFWTVPTNLPHNLESIDLSQNYLMQILPGSLDRLPKLAKFFLHNNRFSFLSKGIFDKLVGLEVMTLGDNPWACEEEENITKLLTWAEQTRATILGCPCYTRPICGQTHQAMPGREWHSALFTEIPLWVNSRAEGHDGQSPARIAEVTSSYQEKSALFDTGFYQDKRGVNDSGDQRMFVRTSPTNFDRFSTHLKTTASSLSSKKPKAANSRNKCDKLLIDIQQTVSLTILAMLNGFNTS, via the exons ATGAG AGCCCTGGCCATGCCTGTCTGCTCTGCCTGTCTGCTCTGCCTGCCCCTCCTTCTGTTGTGTGGACTGCTAGGAGGTTGGGTGCTGTCTATCTGCCCCACTGTGTGCTTCTGCAGCAGGGGACATCGTGTGGTGGACTGCTCCTCACGTGGTCTAACCAAGCTACCGCCTGGTCTGCAGCACAACATCCACTTTCTCAACCTCTCTTTCAATAG CTTGCAGGGTCTGGAAAATCAGCTCACCCACTATGCCCACCTGCGAACCCTGGACCTGTCCTACAACCGCCTGGAGACCATGCCCCCCGCCCTGCCGCGGTCTCTGTGGGACATCCGAGCGGCAGGCAACCATCTACGATTGCTGGACAAAAGAGACACAGCTTACCACTGGAACCTGAAAGTACTGGATCTTTCAGACAATGAGCTGGAGAGAGTGGTCTTCATCAACAACACCCTTGCAAGTCTCCTAACTCTCAACCTCAGTCACAACAGGTTTTGGACGGTGCCCACAAATTTGCCGCACAACTTGGAGAGCATTGATTTGTCACAGAACTATCTCATGCAGATCCTGCCTGGCTCTTTGGATCGGCTGCCAAAGCTGGCTAAGTTCTTTTTGCACAATAATcgtttctcttttttgtctaaAGGGATATTTGATAAGCTGGTGGGGCTTGAGGTGATGACTCTTGGGGATAACCCCTGGGcttgtgaagaagaagaaaatataacCAAGCTCTTGACATGGGCTGAGCAGACCCGTGCCACGATCTTAGGTTGCCCCTGTTATACAAGACCTATTTGTGGGCAAACCCATCAGGCAATGCCAGGGAGGGAGTGGCACTCTGCACTGTTCACAGAGATACCACTTTGGGTTAACAGCAGAGCTGAAGGGCATGATGGTCAATCACCTGCAAGGATTGCAGAGGTCACGTCTAGTTACCAGGAAAAATCGGCTCTTTTTGACACAGGATTCTATCAGGACAAAAGAGGAGTGAATGACTCTGGGGACCAAAGGATGTTTGTCCGGACATCTCCCACAAACTTTGACCGTTTTTCCACACacctaaaaacaacagcaagctCACTGTCTTCAAAGAAGCCCAAAGCTGCTAACTCAAGGAATAAATGTGACAAACTCCTAATTGACATTCAACAAACTGTCAGCCTGACTATTTTAGCTATGCTGAACGGATTTAATACTTCCTGA